In Juglans regia cultivar Chandler chromosome 5, Walnut 2.0, whole genome shotgun sequence, the following are encoded in one genomic region:
- the LOC109005323 gene encoding NAD(H) kinase 1 isoform X5, translated as MLEIFLISLRVFEEKFPFSRHRILELNGWKCSFLLLSHQNISCFLNCNIILCTNLLIWIEEESPGEYGGDFDNARMGNLVNQSAWCNEANGQFEKPNGRNGICSHEVLQDGEPVFDSQMIRKASFKLSWCCKGEQSDQHKHDIVSFERGNITTAERSSKQISLRWESCPRTVLVLTKPNSISVRILCAEMVRWLREQKKLEIYVEPRVRVELLTESSYFNFVQTWKDEKEISLLHTKVDLVATLGGDGTVLWLLSTHVQAASMFKGPVPPIVPFSLGSLGFMTPFHTEHYRECLDSVLKGPISITLRHRLQCHVIRDAAKNEYETEEPILVLNEVTIDRGISSYLTNLECYCDDSFVTSVQGDGLILSTTSGSTAYSLAAGGSMVHPQVPGILFTPICPHSLSFRPLILPEHVTLRVQVPFNSRSHAWASFDGKDRKQLAPGDALVCSMAPWPVPTACLVDSTDDFFRSIHEGLHWNLRKVQSFDGPRVL; from the exons ATGTTGGAGATCTTTCTCATTTCCTTAAGAGTTTTTGAGGAGAAGTTTCCTTTTAGTAGACATAGGATCTTGGAATTAAATGGATG GAAATgctcctttcttcttctctctcatcAGAATATCTCCTGCTTTCTCAACTGTAATATCATCTTATGCACGAATCTTCTTATTTGGATAGAAG AGGAGTCACCTGGAGAGTATGGTGGTGATTTTGATAATGCAAGAATGGGGAACTTGGTCAACCAATCAGCATGGTGCAACGAAGCAAATGGTCAATTTGAAAAGCCTAATGGGAGGAATGGAATTTGCTCCCATGAAGTTCTTCAGGATGGGGAACCTGTTTTTGATTCCCAGATGATTAGAAAG GCTTCATTTAAACTTTCATGGTGCTGCAAAGGTGAACAAAGTGATCAGCACAAACATGATATTGTCTCTTTTGAAAGAGGCAATATAACTACTGCAGAACGCAGCAGTAAGCAG atCTCTTTGAGGTGGGAATCATGCCCACGAACTGTGCTCGTTTTGACCAAACCAAATTCAATTTCTGTTAGAATTCTGTGTGCAGAAATGGTCAG aTGGTTGAGAGAGCAGAAAAAGTTGGAAATATATGTTGAGCCACGCGTACGAGTTGAACTTCTAACAGAGTCATCTTACTTCAATTTTGTACAAACGTGGAAAGATG AGAAGGAAATTTCGCTCCTGCATACAAAAGTTGACCTTGTAGCAACTCTTGGTGGGGATGGAACAGTCCTTTGG TTATTATCTACTCATGTTCAGGCAGCATCCATGTTCAAAGGACCGGTTCCTCCAATTGTTCCGTTTTCTTTGGGGTCTCTTGGCTTTATGACCCCTTTCC ACACTGAACATTACAGAGAATGTCTTGACTCTGTTTTAAAGGGTCCAATTAGTATCACATTACGGCACCGTTTGCAGTGCCATGTTATTAGGGATGCAGCCAAAAATGAGTATGAAACTGAAGAACCAATACTTGTTTTGAATGAGGTTACAATTGATCGTGGAATATCGTCATACCTCACAAATTTGGAATGCTATTGCGACGACTCCTTTGTCACTTCTGTGCAAGGGGATGGGTTAATTTTATCGACAACCTCTGGCAGTACCGCATATTCATTGGCAGCTGGAGGATCAATGGTCCATCCGCAG GTCCCTGGCATCCTTTTTACACCAATTTGCCCGCATTCATTATCCTTCCGGCCTCTGATATTACCTGAGCATGTGACATTGCGAGTGCAAGTACCTTTCAATAGCAGAAGCCACGCATGGGCATCATTCGATGGTAAGGACAGGAAACAGCTTGCCCCAGGAGACGCTCTTGTGTGCAGCATGGCACCTTGGCCTGTGCCTACAGCATGTCTGGTTGATTCCACCGATGATTTCTTTCGCAGCATCCATGAGGGCCTTCACTGGAATCTAAGAAAGGTCCAATCTTTTGACGGTCCCCGGGTTTTATAA
- the LOC109005323 gene encoding NAD(H) kinase 1 isoform X2 produces the protein MAPSKLNSSGEASISCSQPENGFPNSFSLFSEKEIDELLQPSVQGTDDHLIEFSEAMRTVAKALRRAAEGKASAQAEAAEWKRKYELERARNMLEFKEESPGEYGGDFDNARMGNLVNQSAWCNEANGQFEKPNGRNGICSHEVLQDGEPVFDSQMIRKASFKLSWCCKGEQSDQHKHDIVSFERGNITTAERSSKQISLRWESCPRTVLVLTKPNSISVRILCAEMVRWLREQKKLEIYVEPRVRVELLTESSYFNFVQTWKDEKEISLLHTKVDLVATLGGDGTVLWLLSTHVQAASMFKGPVPPIVPFSLGSLGFMTPFHTEHYRECLDSVLKGPISITLRHRLQCHVIRDAAKNEYETEEPILVLNEVTIDRGISSYLTNLECYCDDSFVTSVQGDGLILSTTSGSTAYSLAAGGSMVHPQVPGILFTPICPHSLSFRPLILPEHVTLRVQVPFNSRSHAWASFDGKDRKQLAPGDALVCSMAPWPVPTACLVDSTDDFFRSIHEGLHWNLRKVQSFDGPRVL, from the exons ATGGCTCCTAGCAAGCTCAATTCCTCT GGAGAGGCAAGTATATCATGTTCGCAGCCAGAGAATGGTTTTCCCaattcattttctctcttctcgGAGAAGGAAATTGATGAACTTCTTCAACCTTCAGTTCAGGGGACTGATGACCACCTTATAGAGTTCTCAGAAGCTATGAGAA CTGTTGCAAAGGCCTTAAGACGTGCTGCTGAGGGAAAGGCTTCTGCTCAAGCTGAGGCAGCTGAATGGAAGCGTAAATATGAACTGGAGAGAGCACGGAATATGCTGGAGTTTAAAG AGGAGTCACCTGGAGAGTATGGTGGTGATTTTGATAATGCAAGAATGGGGAACTTGGTCAACCAATCAGCATGGTGCAACGAAGCAAATGGTCAATTTGAAAAGCCTAATGGGAGGAATGGAATTTGCTCCCATGAAGTTCTTCAGGATGGGGAACCTGTTTTTGATTCCCAGATGATTAGAAAG GCTTCATTTAAACTTTCATGGTGCTGCAAAGGTGAACAAAGTGATCAGCACAAACATGATATTGTCTCTTTTGAAAGAGGCAATATAACTACTGCAGAACGCAGCAGTAAGCAG atCTCTTTGAGGTGGGAATCATGCCCACGAACTGTGCTCGTTTTGACCAAACCAAATTCAATTTCTGTTAGAATTCTGTGTGCAGAAATGGTCAG aTGGTTGAGAGAGCAGAAAAAGTTGGAAATATATGTTGAGCCACGCGTACGAGTTGAACTTCTAACAGAGTCATCTTACTTCAATTTTGTACAAACGTGGAAAGATG AGAAGGAAATTTCGCTCCTGCATACAAAAGTTGACCTTGTAGCAACTCTTGGTGGGGATGGAACAGTCCTTTGG TTATTATCTACTCATGTTCAGGCAGCATCCATGTTCAAAGGACCGGTTCCTCCAATTGTTCCGTTTTCTTTGGGGTCTCTTGGCTTTATGACCCCTTTCC ACACTGAACATTACAGAGAATGTCTTGACTCTGTTTTAAAGGGTCCAATTAGTATCACATTACGGCACCGTTTGCAGTGCCATGTTATTAGGGATGCAGCCAAAAATGAGTATGAAACTGAAGAACCAATACTTGTTTTGAATGAGGTTACAATTGATCGTGGAATATCGTCATACCTCACAAATTTGGAATGCTATTGCGACGACTCCTTTGTCACTTCTGTGCAAGGGGATGGGTTAATTTTATCGACAACCTCTGGCAGTACCGCATATTCATTGGCAGCTGGAGGATCAATGGTCCATCCGCAG GTCCCTGGCATCCTTTTTACACCAATTTGCCCGCATTCATTATCCTTCCGGCCTCTGATATTACCTGAGCATGTGACATTGCGAGTGCAAGTACCTTTCAATAGCAGAAGCCACGCATGGGCATCATTCGATGGTAAGGACAGGAAACAGCTTGCCCCAGGAGACGCTCTTGTGTGCAGCATGGCACCTTGGCCTGTGCCTACAGCATGTCTGGTTGATTCCACCGATGATTTCTTTCGCAGCATCCATGAGGGCCTTCACTGGAATCTAAGAAAGGTCCAATCTTTTGACGGTCCCCGGGTTTTATAA
- the LOC109005323 gene encoding NAD(H) kinase 1 isoform X4, with the protein MAPSKLNSSGEASISCSQPENGFPNSFSLFSEKEIDELLQPSVQGTDDHLIEFSEAMRTVAKALRRAAEGKASAQAEAAEWKRKYELERARNMLEFKEESPGEYGGDFDNARMGNLVNQSAWCNEANGQFEKPNGRNGICSHEVLQDGEPVFDSQMIRKASFKLSWCCKGEQSDQHKHDIVSFERGNITTAERSSKQISLRWESCPRTVLVLTKPNSISVRILCAEMVRWLREQKKLEIYVEPRVRVELLTESSYFNFVQTWKDEKEISLLHTKVDLVATLGGDGTVLWAASMFKGPVPPIVPFSLGSLGFMTPFHTEHYRECLDSVLKGPISITLRHRLQCHVIRDAAKNEYETEEPILVLNEVTIDRGISSYLTNLECYCDDSFVTSVQGDGLILSTTSGSTAYSLAAGGSMVHPQVPGILFTPICPHSLSFRPLILPEHVTLRVQVPFNSRSHAWASFDGKDRKQLAPGDALVCSMAPWPVPTACLVDSTDDFFRSIHEGLHWNLRKVQSFDGPRVL; encoded by the exons ATGGCTCCTAGCAAGCTCAATTCCTCT GGAGAGGCAAGTATATCATGTTCGCAGCCAGAGAATGGTTTTCCCaattcattttctctcttctcgGAGAAGGAAATTGATGAACTTCTTCAACCTTCAGTTCAGGGGACTGATGACCACCTTATAGAGTTCTCAGAAGCTATGAGAA CTGTTGCAAAGGCCTTAAGACGTGCTGCTGAGGGAAAGGCTTCTGCTCAAGCTGAGGCAGCTGAATGGAAGCGTAAATATGAACTGGAGAGAGCACGGAATATGCTGGAGTTTAAAG AGGAGTCACCTGGAGAGTATGGTGGTGATTTTGATAATGCAAGAATGGGGAACTTGGTCAACCAATCAGCATGGTGCAACGAAGCAAATGGTCAATTTGAAAAGCCTAATGGGAGGAATGGAATTTGCTCCCATGAAGTTCTTCAGGATGGGGAACCTGTTTTTGATTCCCAGATGATTAGAAAG GCTTCATTTAAACTTTCATGGTGCTGCAAAGGTGAACAAAGTGATCAGCACAAACATGATATTGTCTCTTTTGAAAGAGGCAATATAACTACTGCAGAACGCAGCAGTAAGCAG atCTCTTTGAGGTGGGAATCATGCCCACGAACTGTGCTCGTTTTGACCAAACCAAATTCAATTTCTGTTAGAATTCTGTGTGCAGAAATGGTCAG aTGGTTGAGAGAGCAGAAAAAGTTGGAAATATATGTTGAGCCACGCGTACGAGTTGAACTTCTAACAGAGTCATCTTACTTCAATTTTGTACAAACGTGGAAAGATG AGAAGGAAATTTCGCTCCTGCATACAAAAGTTGACCTTGTAGCAACTCTTGGTGGGGATGGAACAGTCCTTTGG GCAGCATCCATGTTCAAAGGACCGGTTCCTCCAATTGTTCCGTTTTCTTTGGGGTCTCTTGGCTTTATGACCCCTTTCC ACACTGAACATTACAGAGAATGTCTTGACTCTGTTTTAAAGGGTCCAATTAGTATCACATTACGGCACCGTTTGCAGTGCCATGTTATTAGGGATGCAGCCAAAAATGAGTATGAAACTGAAGAACCAATACTTGTTTTGAATGAGGTTACAATTGATCGTGGAATATCGTCATACCTCACAAATTTGGAATGCTATTGCGACGACTCCTTTGTCACTTCTGTGCAAGGGGATGGGTTAATTTTATCGACAACCTCTGGCAGTACCGCATATTCATTGGCAGCTGGAGGATCAATGGTCCATCCGCAG GTCCCTGGCATCCTTTTTACACCAATTTGCCCGCATTCATTATCCTTCCGGCCTCTGATATTACCTGAGCATGTGACATTGCGAGTGCAAGTACCTTTCAATAGCAGAAGCCACGCATGGGCATCATTCGATGGTAAGGACAGGAAACAGCTTGCCCCAGGAGACGCTCTTGTGTGCAGCATGGCACCTTGGCCTGTGCCTACAGCATGTCTGGTTGATTCCACCGATGATTTCTTTCGCAGCATCCATGAGGGCCTTCACTGGAATCTAAGAAAGGTCCAATCTTTTGACGGTCCCCGGGTTTTATAA
- the LOC109005323 gene encoding NAD(H) kinase 1 isoform X1, protein MLEVILLVISMKGEASISCSQPENGFPNSFSLFSEKEIDELLQPSVQGTDDHLIEFSEAMRTVAKALRRAAEGKASAQAEAAEWKRKYELERARNMLEFKEESPGEYGGDFDNARMGNLVNQSAWCNEANGQFEKPNGRNGICSHEVLQDGEPVFDSQMIRKASFKLSWCCKGEQSDQHKHDIVSFERGNITTAERSSKQISLRWESCPRTVLVLTKPNSISVRILCAEMVRWLREQKKLEIYVEPRVRVELLTESSYFNFVQTWKDEKEISLLHTKVDLVATLGGDGTVLWLLSTHVQAASMFKGPVPPIVPFSLGSLGFMTPFHTEHYRECLDSVLKGPISITLRHRLQCHVIRDAAKNEYETEEPILVLNEVTIDRGISSYLTNLECYCDDSFVTSVQGDGLILSTTSGSTAYSLAAGGSMVHPQVPGILFTPICPHSLSFRPLILPEHVTLRVQVPFNSRSHAWASFDGKDRKQLAPGDALVCSMAPWPVPTACLVDSTDDFFRSIHEGLHWNLRKVQSFDGPRVL, encoded by the exons ATGCTTGAGGTTATCCTGCTGGTTATATCTATGAAG GGAGAGGCAAGTATATCATGTTCGCAGCCAGAGAATGGTTTTCCCaattcattttctctcttctcgGAGAAGGAAATTGATGAACTTCTTCAACCTTCAGTTCAGGGGACTGATGACCACCTTATAGAGTTCTCAGAAGCTATGAGAA CTGTTGCAAAGGCCTTAAGACGTGCTGCTGAGGGAAAGGCTTCTGCTCAAGCTGAGGCAGCTGAATGGAAGCGTAAATATGAACTGGAGAGAGCACGGAATATGCTGGAGTTTAAAG AGGAGTCACCTGGAGAGTATGGTGGTGATTTTGATAATGCAAGAATGGGGAACTTGGTCAACCAATCAGCATGGTGCAACGAAGCAAATGGTCAATTTGAAAAGCCTAATGGGAGGAATGGAATTTGCTCCCATGAAGTTCTTCAGGATGGGGAACCTGTTTTTGATTCCCAGATGATTAGAAAG GCTTCATTTAAACTTTCATGGTGCTGCAAAGGTGAACAAAGTGATCAGCACAAACATGATATTGTCTCTTTTGAAAGAGGCAATATAACTACTGCAGAACGCAGCAGTAAGCAG atCTCTTTGAGGTGGGAATCATGCCCACGAACTGTGCTCGTTTTGACCAAACCAAATTCAATTTCTGTTAGAATTCTGTGTGCAGAAATGGTCAG aTGGTTGAGAGAGCAGAAAAAGTTGGAAATATATGTTGAGCCACGCGTACGAGTTGAACTTCTAACAGAGTCATCTTACTTCAATTTTGTACAAACGTGGAAAGATG AGAAGGAAATTTCGCTCCTGCATACAAAAGTTGACCTTGTAGCAACTCTTGGTGGGGATGGAACAGTCCTTTGG TTATTATCTACTCATGTTCAGGCAGCATCCATGTTCAAAGGACCGGTTCCTCCAATTGTTCCGTTTTCTTTGGGGTCTCTTGGCTTTATGACCCCTTTCC ACACTGAACATTACAGAGAATGTCTTGACTCTGTTTTAAAGGGTCCAATTAGTATCACATTACGGCACCGTTTGCAGTGCCATGTTATTAGGGATGCAGCCAAAAATGAGTATGAAACTGAAGAACCAATACTTGTTTTGAATGAGGTTACAATTGATCGTGGAATATCGTCATACCTCACAAATTTGGAATGCTATTGCGACGACTCCTTTGTCACTTCTGTGCAAGGGGATGGGTTAATTTTATCGACAACCTCTGGCAGTACCGCATATTCATTGGCAGCTGGAGGATCAATGGTCCATCCGCAG GTCCCTGGCATCCTTTTTACACCAATTTGCCCGCATTCATTATCCTTCCGGCCTCTGATATTACCTGAGCATGTGACATTGCGAGTGCAAGTACCTTTCAATAGCAGAAGCCACGCATGGGCATCATTCGATGGTAAGGACAGGAAACAGCTTGCCCCAGGAGACGCTCTTGTGTGCAGCATGGCACCTTGGCCTGTGCCTACAGCATGTCTGGTTGATTCCACCGATGATTTCTTTCGCAGCATCCATGAGGGCCTTCACTGGAATCTAAGAAAGGTCCAATCTTTTGACGGTCCCCGGGTTTTATAA
- the LOC109005323 gene encoding NAD(H) kinase 1 isoform X3: MLEVILLVISMKGEASISCSQPENGFPNSFSLFSEKEIDELLQPSVQGTDDHLIEFSEAMRTVAKALRRAAEGKASAQAEAAEWKRKYELERARNMLEFKEESPGEYGGDFDNARMGNLVNQSAWCNEANGQFEKPNGRNGICSHEVLQDGEPVFDSQMIRKASFKLSWCCKGEQSDQHKHDIVSFERGNITTAERSSKQISLRWESCPRTVLVLTKPNSISVRILCAEMVRWLREQKKLEIYVEPRVRVELLTESSYFNFVQTWKDEKEISLLHTKVDLVATLGGDGTVLWAASMFKGPVPPIVPFSLGSLGFMTPFHTEHYRECLDSVLKGPISITLRHRLQCHVIRDAAKNEYETEEPILVLNEVTIDRGISSYLTNLECYCDDSFVTSVQGDGLILSTTSGSTAYSLAAGGSMVHPQVPGILFTPICPHSLSFRPLILPEHVTLRVQVPFNSRSHAWASFDGKDRKQLAPGDALVCSMAPWPVPTACLVDSTDDFFRSIHEGLHWNLRKVQSFDGPRVL, from the exons ATGCTTGAGGTTATCCTGCTGGTTATATCTATGAAG GGAGAGGCAAGTATATCATGTTCGCAGCCAGAGAATGGTTTTCCCaattcattttctctcttctcgGAGAAGGAAATTGATGAACTTCTTCAACCTTCAGTTCAGGGGACTGATGACCACCTTATAGAGTTCTCAGAAGCTATGAGAA CTGTTGCAAAGGCCTTAAGACGTGCTGCTGAGGGAAAGGCTTCTGCTCAAGCTGAGGCAGCTGAATGGAAGCGTAAATATGAACTGGAGAGAGCACGGAATATGCTGGAGTTTAAAG AGGAGTCACCTGGAGAGTATGGTGGTGATTTTGATAATGCAAGAATGGGGAACTTGGTCAACCAATCAGCATGGTGCAACGAAGCAAATGGTCAATTTGAAAAGCCTAATGGGAGGAATGGAATTTGCTCCCATGAAGTTCTTCAGGATGGGGAACCTGTTTTTGATTCCCAGATGATTAGAAAG GCTTCATTTAAACTTTCATGGTGCTGCAAAGGTGAACAAAGTGATCAGCACAAACATGATATTGTCTCTTTTGAAAGAGGCAATATAACTACTGCAGAACGCAGCAGTAAGCAG atCTCTTTGAGGTGGGAATCATGCCCACGAACTGTGCTCGTTTTGACCAAACCAAATTCAATTTCTGTTAGAATTCTGTGTGCAGAAATGGTCAG aTGGTTGAGAGAGCAGAAAAAGTTGGAAATATATGTTGAGCCACGCGTACGAGTTGAACTTCTAACAGAGTCATCTTACTTCAATTTTGTACAAACGTGGAAAGATG AGAAGGAAATTTCGCTCCTGCATACAAAAGTTGACCTTGTAGCAACTCTTGGTGGGGATGGAACAGTCCTTTGG GCAGCATCCATGTTCAAAGGACCGGTTCCTCCAATTGTTCCGTTTTCTTTGGGGTCTCTTGGCTTTATGACCCCTTTCC ACACTGAACATTACAGAGAATGTCTTGACTCTGTTTTAAAGGGTCCAATTAGTATCACATTACGGCACCGTTTGCAGTGCCATGTTATTAGGGATGCAGCCAAAAATGAGTATGAAACTGAAGAACCAATACTTGTTTTGAATGAGGTTACAATTGATCGTGGAATATCGTCATACCTCACAAATTTGGAATGCTATTGCGACGACTCCTTTGTCACTTCTGTGCAAGGGGATGGGTTAATTTTATCGACAACCTCTGGCAGTACCGCATATTCATTGGCAGCTGGAGGATCAATGGTCCATCCGCAG GTCCCTGGCATCCTTTTTACACCAATTTGCCCGCATTCATTATCCTTCCGGCCTCTGATATTACCTGAGCATGTGACATTGCGAGTGCAAGTACCTTTCAATAGCAGAAGCCACGCATGGGCATCATTCGATGGTAAGGACAGGAAACAGCTTGCCCCAGGAGACGCTCTTGTGTGCAGCATGGCACCTTGGCCTGTGCCTACAGCATGTCTGGTTGATTCCACCGATGATTTCTTTCGCAGCATCCATGAGGGCCTTCACTGGAATCTAAGAAAGGTCCAATCTTTTGACGGTCCCCGGGTTTTATAA